The Agromyces sp. 3263 DNA segment TCGAGCACGGCGTCGGGACTGAAGCCGGTCTTGATCCCGATGACGAGCCGGAGCCCGTTGGTGCGGTCGGTGAGGTCGGTGACGTCCGAGATGCCGCTGATCTTCTTGGCGTTGACGCCGTCCTTGATCTTCTCGATGACCTTCTCGGGACCGACGAGGTAGGGCAGTTCGGTGACGACGAGCCCGGTCTTGCGCGCGGTGATGTTCTCGACCCGCACCTTGGCCCGGGTCTTGAACGCGCCGCGGCCGGTGGCGTAGGCGTCCTTGATGCCGGCGAGGCCGACGATCGTGCCGCCGGTGGGAAGGTCGGGGCCGGGCACGAACTCCATGAGCTCGTCGAGCGTGGCATTCGGGTGTGCGATGAGGTGCCGGGCCGCCCCGACCACCTCGATGAGGTTGTGCGGCGCCATGTTGGTGGCCATGCCCACGGCGATGCCGCTGGCTCCGTTGACGAGCAGGTTCGGGTAGGCCGCCGGCAGCACCTCGGGCTGGGTCAGCTGGTTGTCGTAGTTCGGCACGAAGTCCACGACGTCCTCGTCGAGGCCCTCGGTCATCGCCAGGGCGGGGGCGTCGAGCCGTGCCTCGGTGTATCGCGGCGCCGCCGGACCGTCGTCGAGTGAGCCGAAGTTGCCGTGGCCGTCGATGAGCGGCACGCGGAGCGTGAACGCCTGCGCCATGCGGACGAGCGCGTCGTAGATGGCCGTGTCGCCGTGCGGATGCAGCTTGCCCATGACCTCGCCGACGACCCGCGCCGACTTCACGTGCCCTCGATCGGGCCTGAGCCCCATCTCGACCATCTGGTAGAGGATGCGTCGCTGCACGGGCTTCAGCCCGTCGCGTGCGTCGGGCAGTGCCCTCGAGTAGATGACCGAATAGGCGTACTCGAGGAACGAGCCCTGCATCTCGGTGGCGACGTCGACGTCTTCGATGCGTTCGACGATCGGTTCGTCTGCGGGCGGGTTCTTGGCTCGGGTCATCCGTGGTCTCTGCGGCAGGCGTGCTGGGGGCACGCGGCGAACGAGGAGCGCGCCCTGGCCTGTGCCAGACTGGGCGCGATGCCTGCCATGCTACCGGTGCCCGCCGTCACAGCTCCGCGGCTTGCCGGGGTGCTCGCCAGTTCGATCGCGAGCCTGGCGGGGGAGGCGAACGAGTTCGCGCTCCCCGCGGCATCCGGAGCCGTCGTGGTGCTCATCGACGGGCTCGGCGCGGCCAACATCCAGGCCAGGGCCGGGCACGCCCGCTTCCTGGCGGGGCGGATGTCGCGGCGCGACGTCATCCGCACGGTGGTGCCGTCCACGACCGCCGCGGCGATCGCGAGCTTCACCACCGGCCGGATGCCGGGCGAGCACGGGCTCGTGGGCTACCGGGTGCTCGACGCCGCCCACGATCGCCTCGTCAACCAGCTGAGTGGCTGGGACGCCGGCATGGTCCCCGAGACCTGGCAGCGCTCGGCGACCCGCTTCGAGGAGGCCGCAGGGCGCGGCATCCGGAGCTTCGCCGTCGGCGCGGCCCGTTACGCCGACTCGGGCTTCACCAGGGCCGTGCTGCGCGGAGCGGAGTACCGGGCGGCCGCGACGATCGCCGACCGGTTCGCCGAGGCGCGCACGCTGCTCGAGGGGGATGCGGGTGCGCTCGTCTACCTCTACGTTCCCGAACTCGACCAGGCGGCCCATGCGCACGGCTGGGAGTCGGACCGCTGGCTCGGCATCCTCGAGCAGCTCGACGCCGAGCTGTCCGCCTTCGAGCGACGGATGCCGCGTGGCACGGGCCTGCTCGTCACCGCCGACCACGGCGTGATCGACGTGCCAGCCCACCGGCACGTGTTCATCGACGCGAAGCCCGGGCTCGTCGACGGCGTGCGACACGTCGGCGGTGAGCCCCGGTTCCTCTCGCTCTACCTCGAGCCCGGCCTCGACGCTGCGGCTCGCGCGGAGCTCGTCGACCGGTGGCGTGCCGCCGAGGAGCATCGCGCGTGGGTCGTCACGCGTGAGGAGGCGATCGCCGCGGGCATGTACGGCGACGTCGCCGACGAGGTGCGGCCCCGCATCGGCGACCTGCTCGTGATCGCC contains these protein-coding regions:
- a CDS encoding alkaline phosphatase family protein translates to MPAMLPVPAVTAPRLAGVLASSIASLAGEANEFALPAASGAVVVLIDGLGAANIQARAGHARFLAGRMSRRDVIRTVVPSTTAAAIASFTTGRMPGEHGLVGYRVLDAAHDRLVNQLSGWDAGMVPETWQRSATRFEEAAGRGIRSFAVGAARYADSGFTRAVLRGAEYRAAATIADRFAEARTLLEGDAGALVYLYVPELDQAAHAHGWESDRWLGILEQLDAELSAFERRMPRGTGLLVTADHGVIDVPAHRHVFIDAKPGLVDGVRHVGGEPRFLSLYLEPGLDAAARAELVDRWRAAEEHRAWVVTREEAIAAGMYGDVADEVRPRIGDLLVIARAGIAYYDRRESNRQAESMIGQHGSLSDEETRVPLIRAGAYARAD